In Mytilus edulis chromosome 6, xbMytEdul2.2, whole genome shotgun sequence, the following proteins share a genomic window:
- the LOC139527029 gene encoding uncharacterized protein yields MEEIKWTCFLFVGLSLSELCQGLTIDLMEPEVSDCVNPSVKIVCKFTSDELQAASNEVTIMHGGLTLATCKSDSLTCTTASVLYNVTMEATRAVLTITNMDAFYYGPIWGCRAGSKVASLQLKYFRAATENASQHFLSLGEITIVDLLTLFIVIVILLILVIQVFCRRCCQKRKGKGMLDDPLMNGVKE; encoded by the exons ATGGAAGAAATTAAGTGGACTTGTTTTTTATTTGTAGGATTATCACTGTCAGAATTATGCCAAG GTTTAACAATCGATTTGATGGAGCCAGAAGTATCCGACTGTGTAAATCCGTCAGTAAAAATCGTCTGCAAATTCACCTCTGACGAATTACAGGCTGCTAGCAACGAAGTCACAATAATGCATGGTGGATTGACATTGGCAACTTGTAAATCAGACAGTCTGACATGTACGACAGCAAGTGTGCTATACAATGTGACAATGGAGGCTACACGTGCAGTGCTGACAATAACGAACATGGATGCGTTTTATTATGGTCCAATATGGGGTTGCCGTGCTGGTTCCAAAGTGGCTTCACTTCAGCTAAAATACTTTC GAGCAGCAACAGAGAATGCTTCACAACATTTCCTGTCTCTTGGAGAAATAACTATTGTTGACCTGCTGACACTTTTTATAGTTATCGTTATACTACTGATACTGGTAATACAAGTCTTTTGCAGACGTTGCTGTCAGAAAAGAAAAGGAAAAG